The following proteins are encoded in a genomic region of Prochlorococcus marinus XMU1410:
- a CDS encoding DUF3764 family protein, producing the protein MTIETTILDFQLSNTFEQYESHMNAEEQQSMFKEMGVKTFYIGKSLDDPQRATVIFQGPKNVLYDIFMNPETKPIVEASGHIYAGTKITRWIS; encoded by the coding sequence ATGACTATTGAAACGACTATTTTAGATTTTCAACTAAGTAATACTTTTGAACAATATGAATCTCATATGAATGCTGAGGAACAGCAATCGATGTTTAAAGAAATGGGAGTTAAAACTTTTTATATTGGTAAATCATTAGATGATCCTCAACGGGCGACTGTAATTTTTCAAGGACCCAAAAATGTTCTATACGATATTTTTATGAACCCTGAAACAAAACCTATTGTTGAAGCTTCAGGGCATATATATGCGGGTACAAAAATAACTCGATGGATTTCTTGA
- a CDS encoding sodium-dependent transporter yields MDSKISPREQWTSKLGFILAAAGSAVGLGNLWGFAYRASQGGGAAFVLLYILIVIIVCLPVFVAEMALGRNATASTLLAPVKLAGKNWYPLGILFFIAPLGIASYYSVIMGWTADTLFHSLFFGLPKNLSEAEAFFGSISSGSSVLLGHLLSLVLTAIIVSSGIKKGIEKVTRFFMPILFIILLSLAIWATSLSGAWEGYKTFLFKFDFDELRNPQTIRNAFTQAFFSLSLGIGVMVTYASYLNKKSNLPKLSVGVASLDTLVGLMAGLITFPIVLTFGLSDAISESTVGALFISIPTGLGSYGAVGRIVAVAFFALAYIAAITSSVSLLEVPVSSLMDKFGFKREKSVWLITLFLFLAGIPSALNLNILGTIDSIFGGVLLIFGGFLVTFFMGWVVPGKFNEELSDSKVGIKTTRYLKFMTRWVAPPIIGFGLFISVFDLLKGWVS; encoded by the coding sequence TTGGACTCAAAAATTTCTCCAAGAGAACAATGGACTAGTAAGTTGGGATTCATTCTTGCAGCTGCTGGTAGCGCAGTAGGTCTTGGTAACCTCTGGGGTTTCGCCTACAGAGCCTCTCAAGGTGGAGGTGCTGCTTTTGTACTTTTATATATACTAATCGTTATAATTGTTTGCCTTCCTGTATTTGTTGCTGAGATGGCTTTAGGAAGAAACGCCACTGCAAGCACATTGCTTGCACCAGTAAAGTTAGCTGGAAAAAATTGGTATCCATTAGGAATTCTTTTCTTTATAGCTCCCTTGGGAATAGCATCATATTATTCAGTCATAATGGGGTGGACCGCAGATACCTTGTTCCATTCATTATTTTTTGGATTACCAAAAAATTTAAGTGAAGCAGAAGCTTTCTTTGGCTCAATTAGTAGTGGTAGCAGTGTTTTATTGGGGCACCTATTAAGTCTTGTTCTTACAGCCATAATAGTTTCATCAGGGATAAAAAAAGGAATCGAAAAGGTGACACGATTCTTTATGCCAATACTTTTTATCATTCTTCTATCGCTAGCAATATGGGCCACTTCACTTTCAGGCGCATGGGAAGGATACAAAACATTTTTGTTTAAGTTTGACTTTGATGAATTAAGGAACCCTCAAACAATAAGAAATGCTTTTACACAAGCTTTCTTTTCTTTAAGTTTAGGAATTGGAGTTATGGTGACTTATGCTTCCTATTTAAATAAGAAGAGTAATCTTCCAAAACTAAGTGTTGGAGTTGCTTCATTAGATACTTTGGTGGGTCTTATGGCAGGACTTATTACTTTTCCTATTGTTTTAACATTTGGTTTAAGTGATGCTATTTCTGAATCAACAGTTGGTGCATTATTTATATCAATTCCTACGGGCCTTGGTTCATATGGAGCGGTTGGAAGAATTGTAGCTGTTGCATTTTTTGCACTAGCTTATATTGCAGCAATAACTTCCTCTGTTTCATTATTGGAAGTTCCAGTTTCCTCTTTAATGGATAAATTTGGTTTTAAAAGAGAAAAATCTGTTTGGCTGATAACTCTTTTCCTATTTTTAGCAGGTATTCCTTCAGCATTGAACTTAAACATTCTTGGAACTATTGATTCGATTTTTGGAGGTGTATTACTTATATTTGGTGGATTCTTGGTTACTTTCTTTATGGGATGGGTAGTACCTGGAAAGTTTAATGAAGAACTTAGTGATTCAAAAGTAGGCATCAAAACGACACGTTATTTGAAATTCATGACAAGGTGGGTTGCACCCCCAATTATTGGTTTTGGACTATTTATTAGTGTGTTTGATTTGCTCAAAGGCTGGGTAAGTTAA
- a CDS encoding protein adenylyltransferase SelO family protein, whose amino-acid sequence MSTKSDSLKGKLTENFSEFSQLSDYSFMNSLKADPQSTKDGNDHKPRSVYSGHYVPVVPTAIPEPEYISHSNKLFKELNLSSDLTKDQNFCRFFSGDISVANYPMSPVGWATGYALSIYGTEYTQQCPFGTGNGYGDGRAISVFEGLFNGKRMEMQLKGGGPTPYCRGADGRAVLRSSVREFLAQELMDALGVPTSRSLTLYVSRSEIVRRPWYSKGSRYFEPDIMIDNLAAITTRVAPSFLRVGQIELFARRVRNNAHDEALNELKMIVQHLIDRNYKDEIEYDITIESKIIKLASLYRSRLISLIVNWMRVGYCQGNFNSDNCAAGGYTLDYGPFGFCELFDPRFQPWTGGGEHFSFFNQPSAAAINFKTFSSSLSPLLSENKQDQEKLDQIEKDFSELMNKELKKMWANKLGLENYNESLINEFFNLMVISKADYTILFRKLSEIPDNIDSLKDSFYFPINDELNNKWEVWLKNWQSILKKEGNIKAKSASMKSLNPVYTWREWMVVPAYEEAEKGNYKKIKELQDVFSNPYIKQPSEIDQKYNQLKPSQFFNYGGVSHYSCSS is encoded by the coding sequence ATGTCAACAAAATCTGATTCACTAAAGGGAAAGCTTACAGAAAATTTTTCTGAATTTTCTCAACTATCTGACTATTCTTTTATGAATTCTCTTAAAGCAGATCCTCAATCAACAAAAGATGGAAATGATCATAAGCCGCGTTCAGTATATTCAGGTCATTATGTACCAGTTGTTCCAACCGCTATTCCAGAACCAGAATATATTTCCCATAGCAACAAACTTTTTAAAGAACTAAATCTAAGCTCAGATCTTACTAAAGACCAAAATTTTTGTCGTTTTTTCTCAGGGGATATTTCTGTTGCTAATTATCCAATGAGTCCTGTTGGTTGGGCAACAGGTTATGCATTATCAATTTACGGGACTGAATATACCCAACAATGTCCTTTTGGAACTGGCAATGGTTATGGCGATGGCAGAGCAATTTCGGTTTTTGAAGGTTTATTCAATGGGAAAAGAATGGAAATGCAACTTAAAGGAGGAGGTCCAACTCCCTATTGTCGAGGAGCAGATGGTAGAGCTGTCTTAAGATCTAGCGTTCGAGAATTTCTCGCACAGGAATTAATGGATGCCTTGGGAGTCCCTACCTCAAGATCTTTAACACTTTATGTCTCACGTTCAGAAATAGTTAGAAGACCATGGTATTCGAAAGGGTCCAGGTATTTTGAGCCTGACATCATGATTGATAATCTAGCGGCAATTACTACGAGAGTCGCTCCATCTTTTTTACGTGTAGGCCAGATTGAACTTTTTGCAAGACGAGTTCGTAATAATGCGCATGATGAGGCACTTAATGAACTAAAGATGATAGTTCAACATCTTATTGATAGAAATTATAAAGATGAAATTGAATATGATATTACAATTGAAAGTAAGATAATAAAACTGGCTTCTTTATACAGATCAAGACTTATATCACTAATAGTCAACTGGATGCGAGTTGGTTATTGCCAGGGTAACTTCAATAGTGATAATTGTGCTGCTGGTGGTTATACCTTGGATTATGGCCCCTTTGGATTCTGTGAATTATTTGATCCAAGATTTCAACCATGGACAGGTGGAGGTGAACATTTCTCATTTTTCAACCAACCTTCTGCTGCGGCAATCAACTTTAAAACATTCAGTTCCTCTCTTAGTCCGTTACTTTCAGAAAACAAACAAGATCAAGAAAAGTTAGATCAAATCGAAAAGGATTTTTCAGAATTGATGAACAAAGAGTTGAAGAAAATGTGGGCAAACAAGCTTGGTTTAGAAAATTACAACGAAAGTCTAATAAATGAATTTTTTAATCTCATGGTCATTTCAAAAGCAGACTATACAATTTTGTTCCGCAAACTCTCTGAAATACCTGATAACATAGATTCTTTAAAAGACAGTTTCTATTTTCCAATTAATGATGAGCTCAATAATAAATGGGAAGTATGGCTTAAAAACTGGCAATCAATCTTGAAGAAAGAGGGAAATATTAAAGCAAAATCAGCATCAATGAAATCCCTTAATCCAGTCTATACTTGGCGCGAATGGATGGTCGTTCCAGCATATGAAGAAGCTGAAAAAGGAAATTACAAAAAAATCAAAGAATTACAGGATGTCTTTAGCAATCCATATATAAAACAACCCTCAGAAATAGATCAAAAATATAATCAACTAAAGCCAAGCCAGTTTTTTAACTATGGAGGAGTATCTCATTACAGCTGTTCATCATAA
- a CDS encoding cupin domain-containing protein yields MKLKKFIPFCFLFIGTLALPQPSLAEEKIEVIPIIQSSKGLNGKNFNYLEGKPELRLLKVKIPVGLKTPIHTHPSPMLIHVTRGRLKHVRGEEINFFKAGDAFIESNNGAPHYVKNVGKKPAILHVGVVSVVGMPTAINK; encoded by the coding sequence ATGAAATTAAAAAAATTTATTCCATTTTGCTTCCTTTTTATTGGAACTTTAGCTTTACCACAACCTTCTCTTGCTGAAGAAAAGATTGAAGTTATACCTATTATTCAAAGTTCAAAAGGACTAAATGGTAAAAATTTTAATTATCTCGAGGGTAAGCCTGAATTAAGACTTTTAAAAGTAAAAATCCCAGTTGGCTTGAAAACTCCAATTCATACTCATCCTTCCCCAATGTTGATTCACGTTACTAGAGGAAGATTAAAGCATGTGAGGGGTGAAGAAATTAATTTCTTTAAAGCGGGTGATGCATTTATAGAGAGTAATAATGGGGCCCCCCACTATGTGAAAAATGTTGGAAAGAAACCGGCCATACTTCATGTGGGAGTTGTATCAGTAGTTGGAATGCCTACGGCCATAAATAAATAA